A genomic stretch from Bacteroidota bacterium includes:
- a CDS encoding T9SS type A sorting domain-containing protein, whose protein sequence is MKKLVLFVLALLPYFIFAQTGDHSSFVPMPMPRWSPPTAPSGNEHYFIGYDVVTGKATIIDTVKHNPKIGGETSEPFIPADAEVADEIIGAKNFNDLTEVSPTTTYPWRAVVKLFMTFPSSNQFVGSGILVNSRYVLTAGHCVYSSAEGGWATSIEVVPGYYSGNQPYGNSYASNMFSWTGWTNSGDFNWDMGYIKLNSDIGTSTGWLGYGYNDDAFFQTNTFHNPGYPAETPYDGSLMYYWYGTYDQVMTKLLYFNKYCYGGQSGSGSYYKDGSNNRYVYAILSHYSSVNGTGHVRITGDMFGDINTEINSVAENDAKSAITCNVFPNPAEEFITCNFNLKHLEYSIKVFDLSGKQLIETNAESHTQNKNIDISRLCPGFYCLTISDGTNTTMRCFIKK, encoded by the coding sequence ATGAAAAAACTTGTACTATTCGTGCTGGCACTGTTGCCATATTTTATCTTCGCTCAAACCGGCGATCACAGTAGCTTTGTTCCAATGCCCATGCCGCGATGGTCACCACCAACAGCGCCATCCGGTAATGAACACTATTTTATCGGGTATGATGTCGTTACCGGAAAAGCAACCATTATCGATACCGTGAAGCACAACCCAAAAATAGGTGGTGAAACATCAGAACCTTTTATTCCGGCAGATGCAGAGGTTGCGGATGAGATAATTGGTGCCAAAAACTTTAACGATCTTACTGAAGTAAGTCCAACTACAACTTATCCGTGGCGGGCGGTTGTGAAGCTGTTTATGACTTTTCCGAGCTCAAATCAGTTTGTGGGCTCCGGGATATTGGTTAATTCGCGCTATGTGCTTACTGCCGGTCACTGCGTTTATTCAAGTGCCGAAGGCGGGTGGGCCACAAGTATTGAAGTGGTACCGGGCTATTACAGCGGAAACCAACCTTACGGAAATTCTTATGCCAGTAATATGTTCTCATGGACAGGATGGACAAACTCAGGCGATTTTAACTGGGATATGGGTTATATCAAGCTTAACAGCGATATAGGGACTTCAACAGGCTGGCTGGGATATGGGTATAATGATGATGCCTTTTTCCAGACCAATACATTCCATAATCCGGGTTATCCTGCAGAAACACCCTATGACGGCTCTTTGATGTATTATTGGTATGGTACATATGATCAGGTGATGACAAAACTTCTGTACTTTAATAAATACTGTTATGGTGGCCAAAGCGGCAGCGGTTCGTATTATAAAGACGGTTCAAATAACCGGTATGTATACGCCATTTTGTCTCATTACAGCTCTGTCAATGGCACGGGGCATGTTCGGATTACGGGCGACATGTTTGGTGATATTAATACTGAAATTAACAGTGTTGCAGAAAATGATGCAAAATCAGCGATTACATGCAACGTTTTCCCCAATCCGGCTGAGGAGTTCATAACCTGTAATTTTAACTTAAAGCATTTAGAATATAGCATAAAAGTTTTTGATTTGAGTGGTAAACAGCTTATTGAAACTAACGCTGAATCTCATACGCAAAATAAGAATATTGATATCAGTAGATTATGTCCCGGTTTTTATTGCCTCACCATATCAGACGGTACGAACACAACCATGAGATGTTTTATTAAAAAGTAG
- the mfd gene encoding transcription-repair coupling factor, with amino-acid sequence MEIRELTGIYTEDLRVKALSAQIEEGSGKKFRLNGLTASAQAVIVSSVFDAIKGVHLIVHDDRESAAYFFNDLENLLGEQNADFFRKNVLFYPSSFTRSGDFSQTDNTSVLLRTEALNKIQSGRKGLLVVSWPEAISEKVVKKHFFDKNTLRIKIGDKLSIDFVSDIFTEYHFERMDFVVAPGQYSVRGGIVDVYSFSNDKPYRIEFDGDIIGSLRSFDPASQLSIDTLDHIKVVPDIQNPEYISNAEPLWSFLPSGTITWFNDILFCAERIDAFIEKATLYQPLEDEELPKDFITRFVNGNEMLQGFKDFTVIESGRRFFFESPVEIQFNIKPQPSFNKNFDLLIEDLKSHATKGYKNIICSDSKNQLDRIWRIIDDIVKTRAPQGVLTFDMMNTAIHEGFIDHDLRICCYTDHQIFDRYHRFRLMDKFNSKEAVTLKEIYNLKPGDYVTHIDHGVGRYGGLEKVVANGKEQEVIRIVYANNDLLYVSIHSLHRISKYVNKEGTPPTLNRLGSNAWNKLKNKTKQKVKDIARDLIKLYAERKKAEGFAFAPDTYLQHELEASFIYQDTPDQIKATADVKKDMQAECPMDRLICGDVGFGKTEVAIRAAFKSVNDSKQVAVLVPTTILALQHFKTFSDRLKEFPCNVEYINRFRSAKEQKEILKQVESGRIDILIGTHRIVSQDVKFKELGLLIIDEEQKFGVAVKEKLRKMKVNVDTLTLTATPIPRTLQFSLMGARDLSVITTPPPNRYPVQTELRTFSEEMIREAIMHEVSRGGQVFFVHNRVQNIQDVADLISKLCPGLKVITGHGQMDGKKLEETMLAFIEGYYDVLVSTTIIESGLDIPNVNTIFINEAQNYGLSDLHQLRGRVGRSNRKAFCYLLTPPLSVLTEDARKRLKAIEEFSDLGSGFNIAMRDLDIRGAGNILGGEQSGFISEIGFEMYHKILDEAISELKETDFKDLFNDEKPDTRFVKDCLIETDLEILIPDSYISNISERLILYKELDSVSDESALQQFAARLDDRFGPMPPQTEELLNTLRLRWIASRAGMEKIVLRNNQFSGYFVYNQASPYYQSPTFTTVLKYIQSHPSYCRIKEQNNKLILTMKNISGISQALKILGPLASEV; translated from the coding sequence TTGGAAATCAGGGAACTTACCGGCATTTACACAGAAGATTTACGGGTCAAGGCATTAAGTGCACAGATTGAAGAAGGTTCTGGCAAAAAATTCCGGCTCAATGGACTGACAGCTTCAGCACAGGCGGTTATTGTTTCATCAGTTTTTGATGCTATTAAAGGTGTCCATCTGATTGTTCATGACGACAGAGAATCAGCTGCGTATTTTTTTAACGACCTGGAAAACCTGCTTGGTGAGCAAAATGCAGATTTTTTCAGGAAAAATGTGTTGTTTTACCCTTCATCATTTACCCGCAGCGGCGATTTTTCTCAGACCGACAATACCTCTGTCCTGCTTCGCACTGAAGCACTCAACAAGATTCAATCAGGACGTAAAGGACTTTTAGTTGTAAGTTGGCCCGAAGCAATCAGTGAAAAAGTTGTAAAAAAACACTTCTTTGATAAGAACACGCTTCGAATTAAAATTGGCGATAAACTTTCAATTGACTTTGTTTCTGATATTTTCACCGAGTATCATTTTGAACGAATGGATTTCGTTGTAGCACCCGGTCAATATTCGGTTCGGGGCGGTATTGTTGATGTTTATTCATTTTCAAATGATAAGCCCTACAGGATTGAATTTGATGGCGATATCATAGGTTCACTGCGTTCATTTGACCCTGCCAGCCAGTTGTCTATTGACACTTTGGATCATATTAAAGTAGTGCCCGACATTCAAAACCCGGAATATATTTCCAACGCCGAACCACTGTGGTCATTTTTACCTTCAGGCACCATAACATGGTTCAATGATATTTTGTTTTGCGCCGAGCGTATTGATGCATTTATTGAAAAAGCAACATTGTATCAACCGCTCGAAGACGAAGAACTCCCAAAAGATTTTATTACGCGCTTCGTTAATGGAAACGAGATGCTGCAGGGCTTCAAAGATTTCACCGTTATTGAATCAGGGCGGCGTTTTTTCTTCGAAAGCCCGGTTGAAATCCAGTTTAACATCAAGCCTCAGCCTTCGTTCAATAAAAACTTCGACCTTCTCATCGAAGATTTAAAATCACACGCAACCAAAGGATATAAAAATATTATTTGTTCCGATTCAAAGAATCAATTAGACCGCATCTGGCGCATCATTGACGATATAGTTAAAACCCGTGCACCGCAGGGTGTTCTAACCTTCGACATGATGAATACCGCCATTCATGAAGGGTTCATTGATCATGATCTAAGAATTTGCTGTTATACCGATCACCAGATTTTTGACCGCTACCACCGCTTCAGGCTGATGGATAAATTTAACAGCAAGGAAGCCGTTACCCTTAAAGAAATTTATAATCTCAAACCGGGCGATTATGTAACGCATATCGACCATGGCGTTGGTCGTTACGGGGGTCTTGAAAAGGTTGTTGCAAACGGAAAAGAACAAGAAGTTATTCGGATTGTATACGCCAACAACGACCTGCTCTATGTGAGCATTCACTCACTTCACCGTATCTCAAAATATGTAAACAAAGAAGGAACGCCGCCTACGTTGAACCGTCTTGGTTCAAACGCATGGAACAAGCTTAAAAATAAGACCAAACAGAAGGTAAAGGATATTGCCCGCGACCTTATTAAATTATATGCCGAGCGTAAAAAAGCAGAAGGCTTTGCCTTTGCGCCCGACACTTACCTGCAACATGAGCTTGAGGCATCCTTCATTTATCAGGATACTCCCGACCAGATAAAAGCAACCGCCGATGTCAAAAAAGACATGCAGGCCGAATGCCCCATGGACCGATTAATATGTGGCGATGTAGGTTTTGGAAAAACAGAAGTGGCGATACGCGCGGCATTTAAAAGTGTTAACGACAGTAAGCAAGTCGCAGTTCTGGTACCAACAACTATACTTGCATTACAGCATTTCAAAACCTTCAGCGACCGGTTGAAAGAGTTTCCATGCAATGTAGAATACATCAACCGCTTCCGAAGCGCCAAAGAGCAAAAAGAAATTCTGAAACAGGTTGAAAGCGGCAGAATAGATATCCTGATAGGCACACATCGTATTGTGAGTCAGGATGTTAAATTCAAAGAACTTGGGCTGCTCATTATTGATGAAGAACAAAAATTCGGTGTAGCGGTAAAAGAAAAACTACGGAAGATGAAAGTGAACGTAGACACACTCACGCTCACGGCAACCCCAATTCCGCGCACATTGCAATTTTCATTGATGGGAGCACGCGACCTCTCGGTAATAACGACACCACCACCCAACCGATATCCGGTTCAAACAGAACTGCGCACATTCAGTGAAGAAATGATTCGTGAAGCCATTATGCATGAAGTATCGAGGGGCGGTCAGGTGTTCTTTGTGCACAACAGGGTTCAGAACATTCAGGATGTGGCTGATCTTATCAGTAAATTATGTCCCGGATTAAAGGTTATTACAGGGCACGGACAAATGGACGGGAAAAAGCTGGAAGAAACGATGCTCGCCTTTATTGAAGGATATTACGATGTGTTGGTTTCTACGACTATCATTGAATCGGGACTTGATATTCCGAATGTTAATACCATATTTATTAACGAAGCACAAAACTACGGCCTCAGTGATTTGCATCAATTAAGAGGACGAGTTGGCCGTTCGAACCGTAAAGCATTTTGCTATCTGCTCACGCCACCATTGAGCGTTCTTACTGAAGATGCTCGTAAACGGCTTAAGGCAATTGAGGAGTTCTCCGACCTTGGGAGCGGATTCAACATCGCCATGCGCGACCTTGATATCCGGGGCGCAGGGAATATTCTGGGTGGTGAACAAAGCGGATTTATTTCGGAAATTGGATTTGAGATGTATCATAAAATTCTTGATGAGGCAATTTCAGAACTTAAAGAAACCGATTTTAAAGATCTTTTTAATGACGAGAAACCGGATACTCGTTTTGTAAAAGATTGCCTGATTGAAACAGATCTCGAGATTCTCATCCCTGATTCGTATATTTCGAATATTTCTGAACGCCTCATTTTGTACAAGGAACTCGACAGCGTAAGCGATGAAAGCGCCCTGCAACAATTTGCTGCAAGGCTCGACGACCGCTTCGGACCGATGCCACCGCAAACAGAAGAACTGTTGAATACGCTGCGTTTACGATGGATTGCGTCTCGTGCAGGAATGGAAAAAATTGTCTTGCGAAACAACCAATTCTCAGGATATTTTGTATACAATCAGGCGTCGCCTTATTACCAGTCGCCCACATTCACAACGGTTCTTAAATACATTCAGTCACACCCATCGTATTGCAGAATTAAAGAACAAAACAATAAACTAATCCTCACGATGAAGAATATCAGCGGCATTTCGCAAGCACTGAAAATACTGGGACCGCTTGCATCAGAAGTCTAG
- a CDS encoding NAD(P)-dependent oxidoreductase, with protein MSQQKKKVLFVCTPHCVLQQTLEKAGFSCDMHSCMSITEVKHIIHNYCGIIVNSRFTLDRDFIDAATNLNFIGRIGAGMESIDVEYAKSRGIKCFNSPEGNRDAVGEHALGMLLMLLNRLNISDREVREGKWIREENRGHEIKNKTVAIIGYGNMGSAFAQRLRGFEAKVIAYDKYKNNFSNEFVTEVCMADVFEKADIVSLHVPLTEETKYLVSEAWLQSFRKNIYLINTARGKVVDTADLVNGLQSGKVKGAALDVIEFEGAGFETMDFTSLPESFQYLTSSENVVLSPHIAGWTEESKLKLSSVLAEKIILEFK; from the coding sequence ATGTCTCAGCAGAAAAAAAAAGTATTGTTTGTTTGCACACCACATTGCGTATTACAGCAGACACTTGAAAAAGCCGGATTCAGCTGTGATATGCACTCATGCATGAGCATAACAGAAGTCAAGCATATAATTCACAACTATTGTGGTATTATTGTCAACAGTCGATTTACACTTGACCGCGATTTTATAGATGCCGCTACCAATCTGAATTTTATAGGCCGCATTGGGGCTGGAATGGAATCTATTGATGTAGAATATGCAAAAAGCAGAGGAATCAAGTGTTTCAATTCGCCTGAAGGAAATCGCGACGCTGTAGGCGAACATGCACTCGGTATGTTGCTCATGCTTTTGAACCGCCTGAATATATCCGACCGCGAAGTACGTGAAGGAAAATGGATTCGAGAAGAAAACCGCGGACACGAGATTAAAAATAAAACCGTTGCCATTATTGGTTATGGAAATATGGGAAGTGCATTTGCGCAGCGTTTGCGGGGTTTTGAAGCAAAGGTCATCGCCTATGATAAATACAAAAACAATTTCTCGAATGAATTTGTTACTGAAGTGTGCATGGCCGATGTTTTTGAAAAAGCAGACATCGTAAGTTTACATGTTCCCCTCACAGAAGAGACCAAATATCTTGTAAGCGAAGCATGGCTTCAATCATTCAGAAAAAACATATACCTCATCAATACAGCTCGCGGCAAGGTTGTCGACACTGCCGATCTCGTAAATGGCCTCCAATCGGGCAAAGTAAAAGGTGCAGCTCTTGATGTTATCGAATTTGAAGGAGCCGGATTTGAGACCATGGATTTCACTTCATTACCGGAATCATTTCAATATTTGACATCTTCAGAGAATGTAGTGCTGAGCCCGCACATTGCAGGATGGACGGAGGAATCGAAGCTTAAATTATCTTCGGTACTTGCAGAGAAAATTATTTTAGAATTCAAATGA
- a CDS encoding 6-phosphofructokinase produces MKNEHKLFKGKTLAILTGGGDTPALNSSIESIRNRASLLGYKVYGIRKGWKGLLGDGDIIDLTHQPYDGFYGGTALLSSRTNPFPSKKNPENRVPQILRNIERYKIDVIVSIGGDDTNGAAKRLYETEGIPVIGFPKTIDNDLRTRTNHNYQGKDIEAVLCPGFPSAAKGMMEFTNRIRTTAESHSRIIVLEVMGRDAGWLTGSTVYGGAQMALIPECPITQERKDFFFEKVKEAYLSSPKKSLVIAVSEGVRWFDEAKGKVDVVYASSEVDEYGHPRFGGISGVIASEISNKLKIEARAQISGYYARAGECRSYDRRLTQTLADKVADLLLREEYGQMPVMTKMVKHQELEEYNTCSIDMGQVGNMPLPEIYYNANDFMFTNPYHDFLSNIMGEPHFLEFNSNFPVVIP; encoded by the coding sequence ATGAAAAACGAACATAAGCTATTTAAAGGAAAAACCCTTGCCATTCTCACCGGCGGTGGCGATACGCCTGCGCTGAACTCGAGCATTGAAAGCATTCGCAACAGAGCATCATTGCTGGGTTATAAAGTTTACGGGATACGTAAAGGCTGGAAAGGTCTGCTGGGTGATGGCGATATTATTGACTTAACACATCAGCCATATGATGGATTTTATGGTGGCACAGCGCTTCTTTCTAGTCGCACAAACCCATTCCCATCAAAGAAAAATCCGGAAAATCGCGTACCGCAGATATTGAGAAATATCGAAAGATATAAAATTGACGTCATTGTTTCCATTGGTGGCGATGACACCAACGGTGCGGCTAAAAGACTTTATGAAACAGAAGGTATTCCCGTAATCGGCTTTCCAAAAACAATCGATAACGACCTTCGTACCCGCACAAATCATAATTATCAGGGTAAAGATATTGAAGCTGTGCTATGTCCCGGATTCCCATCTGCAGCCAAAGGGATGATGGAATTTACCAACCGTATCCGCACAACTGCCGAATCACATTCACGTATTATTGTGCTCGAAGTAATGGGGCGCGATGCCGGATGGCTTACCGGAAGCACTGTTTATGGTGGTGCCCAAATGGCACTAATACCTGAATGCCCTATTACCCAAGAGCGCAAAGATTTTTTCTTCGAAAAAGTGAAAGAAGCATATCTCAGCTCACCAAAAAAATCACTCGTTATCGCCGTCTCAGAAGGCGTCCGCTGGTTTGATGAGGCAAAAGGAAAAGTGGATGTAGTGTATGCCAGCTCAGAAGTTGATGAATACGGACACCCTCGTTTTGGTGGTATAAGTGGTGTTATTGCCAGTGAGATTTCGAACAAATTAAAGATAGAAGCCCGTGCTCAGATATCAGGTTATTATGCTCGTGCCGGCGAATGCAGAAGCTACGACCGTCGCCTCACACAAACACTGGCCGATAAAGTCGCAGATTTGCTTTTACGTGAAGAGTACGGACAAATGCCTGTTATGACTAAAATGGTGAAACATCAGGAACTCGAAGAGTACAACACTTGCTCAATTGATATGGGACAGGTAGGAAATATGCCATTGCCGGAAATCTATTACAATGCCAACGATTTTATGTTCACCAATCCTTATCACGATTTTCTTTCAAACATTATGGGAGAACCGCATTTTCTGGAATTTAATTCCAATTTTCCGGTTGTAATACCTTAA
- a CDS encoding M20/M25/M40 family metallo-hydrolase, with the protein MKKAILQFVIIGILISSFSGILHAQPAIKGAEYITQTQLTETVKFLCQPGLDGRQAASDGYKKAVDYMSAEFKKLGLTPLGNNGYLQEVPVEYTEITGTPVLEILSGSRMINSFVHGTEFTCRANTGSGDVSAEVVFCGYGISEPSLGYDDYSPIDVKGKIVMVFKQNPSWKIEGLDYSDVLTRYKTKKAIEHGALAVLFVAVPNVKDPQKPIGSLMDGKGIYEINIPQLQIDIPTANEFLAGTAFSLSQLEQRIDSLKQPFGLPLKISAHVNVESKYYPQRTSWNVVGMLKGSSSVQSSEYLVLGAHLDHVGRQGNNLYYPGANDNASGSAAVLQLARAFVNGNVRPARSIIFVLFTSEEQGLNGSEFFAKNLPVPLEKIVAMFNLDCIGSGDSIQVGSGKSSPVLWDIAHKNDSLYTKKMVAQTWSGGGADATPFFNIGIPTLYFVSKYSYTHLHLPTDTPETLNAELFEKIVTLAFITASEVLKGGYLREILITAP; encoded by the coding sequence ATGAAAAAAGCAATACTGCAATTCGTGATTATCGGAATCCTGATTTCATCCTTTTCAGGAATACTTCATGCACAGCCTGCAATTAAAGGGGCAGAATATATAACTCAGACGCAGTTAACGGAAACCGTCAAATTTCTATGCCAGCCCGGACTTGATGGCAGACAAGCGGCAAGCGATGGATACAAAAAAGCAGTTGACTATATGTCCGCTGAATTCAAGAAACTTGGATTAACACCCCTTGGAAATAATGGATACCTGCAGGAAGTGCCTGTTGAATATACCGAAATTACCGGCACTCCAGTTCTGGAAATTCTATCAGGAAGCAGGATGATAAATAGTTTTGTCCACGGAACGGAATTCACATGCCGCGCCAATACAGGCTCCGGCGATGTAAGTGCCGAGGTTGTGTTTTGCGGTTACGGCATTTCAGAACCATCGCTGGGATACGACGATTATTCACCAATAGATGTTAAGGGAAAGATTGTGATGGTTTTCAAACAAAACCCTTCATGGAAAATTGAGGGATTGGATTACAGCGACGTTCTTACCCGTTATAAAACTAAGAAAGCCATTGAACATGGAGCACTTGCTGTTTTATTTGTTGCCGTCCCAAACGTAAAAGACCCGCAAAAGCCCATTGGCAGCCTGATGGACGGAAAAGGAATTTACGAAATAAATATTCCCCAATTGCAGATTGACATACCCACTGCCAATGAATTTCTTGCAGGAACAGCCTTCAGCTTATCACAACTTGAACAACGCATTGATTCACTAAAACAGCCGTTCGGACTGCCTCTTAAAATATCCGCACATGTAAACGTCGAATCGAAATATTATCCGCAGAGAACGTCATGGAATGTGGTTGGTATGCTCAAAGGAAGCTCATCAGTACAAAGCAGCGAATATCTGGTATTGGGCGCACACCTTGACCATGTGGGCAGGCAGGGCAACAATCTTTATTATCCCGGTGCGAATGATAATGCATCGGGATCGGCAGCCGTGCTGCAACTGGCACGCGCTTTCGTGAATGGAAATGTACGCCCGGCCCGCTCCATTATTTTTGTGCTTTTTACCAGCGAAGAGCAAGGTTTGAATGGTTCAGAATTTTTTGCAAAAAACCTTCCGGTTCCATTGGAAAAAATTGTTGCTATGTTCAACCTCGATTGTATTGGATCGGGCGACAGTATTCAGGTAGGAAGCGGAAAATCATCACCCGTACTTTGGGATATCGCACACAAAAATGATTCTTTATACACAAAAAAAATGGTTGCACAAACATGGTCCGGCGGTGGAGCTGATGCAACGCCATTTTTTAACATCGGTATTCCGACCTTATATTTCGTTTCAAAATACAGTTACACACATCTTCATCTGCCTACTGATACTCCCGAAACTCTTAATGCCGAACTTTTCGAGAAGATAGTAACGCTTGCATTTATCACGGCCAGCGAAGTTCTGAAAGGTGGGTATCTCAGAGAGATACTTATCACAGCACCCTAA